Below is a genomic region from Spirosoma radiotolerans.
TTGGTGTCGTTGGTATTGACCCGAACTGGCTGGCTGGACGCCAAACCGTTCAGTTGAAACAGATGAAGCACCAGCAGGTTAATCCGTCTCAGTAAAGGATTTCCCCTGCGCGACGTTCTGACTTTGGACCTTTAAATAAAAACTAAATTGAAAACAGGCCCTTACACCTGAATTATATATTTTTCCTGAAATAGATCGAACGCTTTAGGCCTACTTTGCGTCTACTCTTTCGGCATCTAAATCCATCAGCTTTTTTAATTAGGCACTCTTCCATCTGTCTTTCCATGGCCCGCACATTTTACGTGCCTCGTTTTCGACTTGTGTTACTCTGTATCGGCACTGCCAGTACATTAACGGCTTTTTACCCTGGTACACTCTCCTTTCGTAAGGCATTTACCCGCATAAACACGGAAGTAATCGAACACAGCCGTGCTTACGAAACTCTGGCCGATGCCTCACAACGCGTAGGTCATCGCCTAACGGGAAGCCCAAATGGAGCCCGCGCCGAAGCGTATGCGTTTAACCTGCTGTCATCCTACGGATTTAAGGAAATTCGCTACGAACCTTTTGAAGTAGAGTCGTGGATGCGTGACACGGTTACCCTGGCTATTGTCCCGAACAAAAGTGACAACTTTCGGGATGTTCCGGTGGTGGCCCTGGCTCATTCGCCCGTAGAAGCCCATGTACAGGGTGAAATCGTTGATGTTGGCAACGGGCTGGAAGGTGATTTTGCGGCCCTTAAAAACAAACTAAAGGGGAAAGTCGCGTTGGTGAATATTGGTCTGGCGGCTCCAACCCAAGGTGCCCGAAACCTGCACCGATCGGAGAAGACCGCTCTGGCCATTCAATACGGTGCTACGGGTGTCATCATGGTCAATCTGGTTGCGGGCAATGTGCTGCTAACCGGAACGGCTTCGGTAACGGGCAAGCTGATTCCCATTCCGTCGGTTTGCATTTCGCTTGAAAGTGGCCAGGCGCTGCGGGCGTGGATGCAGGAAGAACATGAGAAATTACACGCGCAGATTCACATGACCAATACGAGCCGGAAAATACGGGCTCGTAACGTAGTGGCAACCCTGCGAGGATCGACCTACCCCGACGAGAAAATCATTGTGGGCGGTCATCTGGACTCCTGGGATCTGGCCACAGGCGCCATCGACAATGGCATTGGCTCCTTTGCCATTATGGACATTGCCCGCACGTTCAAAGCCCTGAAACTAAAGCCCAAACGCACCGTCGAGTTCGTCTTGTTTATGGGCGAAGAGCAGGGCCTGCTCGGCTCGCGGGCGATGGTCGAAAAGCTGAAAAAATCGGGTGAACTGGACAAGGTGCGCTATATGATGAACCTCGACATGACCAACGACCCGACCGGCCTGAACGCCTTTGGCCACTCGGACATGGTCTCGTTTCTGAATACCATTGGCGAAACGATGAAAGACGTCGAACCGGCTTTTCCTAATCAAATGGAAAACCAGGCCGGGCTTCACTCCGACCATCAGCCATTTATGCTCGAAGGGGTCCCGGTGGTGGGTATGAATGGCCACCTGTCCCGAGAAGTTCTCGACTGCTATCACGCCAACTGCGACCGCATCAACCTCGTCAACGCCAGCCAGTTAAAAAACACCGTTCGGTATTCGTCCATGCTACTCTACGCCCTGGCCGATGCCGATGACATTCCAGCGCATCGGCAAACGGATACGCAAACCCGCGATTATCTGGTGGCACAGGGCCTCCGTACACCCCTGCAAATTGCCAACGAGTGGCGGTGGAAAGAGTGAGTTAACTCGGATTTTTCAAAATTTAGCCACGACCGGGCGGTGCCCATCGCGATGATTTTGTTTCTTTGTACATACATCGTACCCTAACCCATCATGGCTAAAAATACCTTCCGGCAACCCGAGCGTATAGCCAAGCAGAAAAAACAACGGCGCAAGCTCAAACTGGCTTCCTGGCTCAATGAATTCATTGGGTTAGACCGTCTGTTTGGGGAAGATAACGCCTGGCCCATTCAGCACATTGACCGCATTCTGTGGGTTACGTTTCTGCTCATTCTTTACATTGGCCTGAATCACAACGCCGAACGGCTGGTTCGACGAACGTTGCGAGCCAAAGCCCAGGTCGATGAATTAAGATCGCAGTTTACGGTCCTGCAGGCCGATTTCAACAAGAGCGGCAAACAATCCGAAATTAGTAAACGTGTGGCGACACTCGGCCTGGCCGATAGCCAGACTCCACCCCATAAAATAGTGGTCAAGACCGATGAACATTAAGCAGGATATCATTCAACGGGCGAATCACGTCTTTTACATTGTCATTTTCCTAGCCGTTGGTGTCGTCATCCGGCTGGTTTCGGTACAGTATTTCAAGAAAGACCTGAAAGGGAAATTCTGGCGGGAACGCGTGGCTGCTACCCTGATTCAACGGGATACGGTGCGGGCTATGCGGGGAAACATTTACGCCAATGATGGCAGCCTGCTGGCCACCTCTTTACCAACCTACGTGGTCGGTCTGGACCCAACCATGGCAAAGACCGAGTACTTCAACAAAAAAGTGGACTCTTTAGGCCTGCTGCTGTCCCGGATTTACCGGGATCGCTCCGCGCGTGACTATACTGACCTTGTTCGGGATGCCCGCGCCCATAAACGCCGGTATGTGTTGCTCAACCGTCGGCGGGTCACGTTTCAGGAACGCCAGCAGATGCTTAAATGGCCGTTCTTCCGGTCTTCCAACAAAGTTGCCGCGCGGGGTGGCGTACTGCGTCCGTATTACGAACGCTACCATCCCTACGACCAGATGGCTGAACGTACTATCGGTAACCTTAATGCCAAAACCGGGCGGGGCCTGATTGGCCTGGAGGCTAGTTTTCAGCCCGCTCTGGCGGGTCGAAATGCCGTTGGTCTGGTGGAAGTATTATCGGGAGGGATTCGCAAACCCGTTGACGATGGTCCCGAAATGCGGCCCGAACCCGGCATGGATCTCTACACGACCATCGACGTTAATTACCAAGACATGGCCGAATCGGCGCTGCGGTCAACGCTGGAAAAATACAGTGCATCCAAGGGCTGTGTGATCGTCATGGAAGTGGCAACGGGCGAAATCCGGGCAATGGCCAACCTGACGAAAGTAAAAGGCAACAATGGTGAAGTTCGTTACGTTGAAAATTTCAACCATGCGCTGGCTGGCCGAACCGACCCCGGCTCTACGTTCAAACTGGCCACCATGATGGCGCTGATGGAAGAGAAAGCTATCTCGCTCAATCAGCTTGTTGAAACGGGTCAGCATGCGGTGCGGTACAACGGGCTGAAAATTGTGGATTCCAACGGAGGTGGTTCCGGCACAATCACGGCCCGTCAGGTATTCGAAAAATCATCGAACATCGGCACTCACTTGCTGATGCGTAGTTATTTCTACAAGCGCCCTGACCTCTATTGCCGTTACCTGCGTAAGTTTCACCTGACCCAGCCAACGGGTATTCACATGAAAGGAGAAGCCACGCCCATTGTGCGAAATCCCGATATGAAAGGCTGGAGCAAAGTATCGCTCACCTCGATGTGCTATGGCTATGAAATGCAGATTACACCCTTGCAGATGCTGGCCTTCTACAATGCCGTTGCCAATGGCGGGCGCTGGGTCCGGCCGGTCATTGTGAAGCAAATCAAACTGGCCGACGAGCTTATTGAGGATAACAAACCATACGTAGCCCCCGACCCGATCTGCTCAAAAGAAACGGCGCGCAAGGCGCAGGATTTATTGCGGGGCGTTGTCCAGAATGGAACGGCCAAACACATCAATAATCCGTTTTATGAGATCGCCGGAAAGACAGGAACCGCGCAGAAAGTCATTGACGGACAGTATCAGGTTGGCCGTTATTATACATCATTTATCGGTTATTTCCCGGCTAACAAGCCCAAATACAGCATGATCGCGGTGGTTGATAATCCGCAGCAGGGAGAAAATAAAGGTAGTTTATATGCAGGCGCCGTGTCAGCACCGGTCTTTAAAGCCGTAGCCGATCGGATTGTCGCTTATGATTATCAAATGCACGCGCCTATTCGTGCCAATACCTCGCAACCCCGCTCATCGACGGATCTGGTCGCGGGTTATGCCGATGACCTGCATACGATCAGTTCGGCCCTGAACCTACCGAACGAACCGTCGACTGAAGGCTGGGTTGAAACGGCTCTCAATGGACGTTGGAAAAGTCGGCCAACCCGTGCCGACCGGGTTCCCGATGTGCGGGGCCTACCCCTGCGCGATGCGCTGTTCTTGCTCGAAAACCGGGGCTTCCGGGTGTTGGTTGAAGGGCGGGGCAAAGTGAAAGACCAGTCGATCACACCGGGTCAGGAAACCGATAAAACAACAGGAAAAGTAATAACCCTGACGCTGGGCTAAACCCGAGCAGATAAAATTAGGTAGTCCTAAGCCTAATCTGTTTTTTTGCATCCGACAAACGAACCCGTTGTTCGTTCGACCCGCGAATGCAACTCAAAGATCTCTTTTATAAAATTCCGCTACTGGCGACCTCCGGCAGCATGAACACCGACGTAACGAGCCTGACGATGGACTCGCGTAAAGTCGGGCCGGGCAGTTTATTTATTGCCGTGCGTGGCACCCTCACCGACGGACATTCGTACATAGAAACCGCTATCCGACAGGGGGCCAGCGCGATTCTGTGCGAAGATTTTCCGACAGACATCAACCCGAATGTGGGGTATGTCCGGGTGCAGGATTCGGCCAGGACGATGGGCTTTGCGGCAGCCAACTTTTACGATCAGCCTTCCAGGAAAGTGAAACTGGTTGGCGTAACCGGCACAAATGGCAAAACATCCGTAGCCACACTGCTCTTCCGGCTGTTTCGTTCGCTGGGCTATCGCTGCGGGTTACTCTCGACGGTGCAAAACCAGATTGACGATGAGGTGATACCCGCTACCCACACAACGCCCGATGTCATTACGACGAATCAACTACTCACCCGAATGCTGGCGCACGGCTGTACGCACGTGTTTATGGAGGTCAGTTCGCATGCGGTCGTGCAGGAACGTATTGCCGGTTTGACCTTTGCCGGCGGTATTTTTACCAATATTACGCATGATCACCTCGATTTTCACGGCACGTTTGACAACTACATCCGGGCGAAAAAAGGATTCTTTGACCAGCTTCCGGCGTCCGCCTTTGCCCTGACCAACGTGGACGATAAGCGCGGGCTGGTGATGCTTCAGAATACGGCCGCCCGGAAAGAAACCTACTCGTTGCAAACCCTCGCCACGTTCAAGGGGAAAGTAATTGCCGACAGCCTGTTTGGGCTGAATATGTTCATCGACGACCGCGAGGTTTGGTTCAAGCTCATTGGCCGTTTCAATGCGTACAACCTTCTGAGCGTATACGGAACAGCTGTATTGCTGGGCGAAGACCCGACCGAAGTTCTGACATCCTTATCCGGCATTACGCCCCCATCGGGTCGGTTTGAGCAGGTGGTTTCCGATGATCAGATTGTGGGTATTGTGGATTATGCCCACACGCCCGATGCC
It encodes:
- a CDS encoding M20/M25/M40 family metallo-hydrolase; the protein is MARTFYVPRFRLVLLCIGTASTLTAFYPGTLSFRKAFTRINTEVIEHSRAYETLADASQRVGHRLTGSPNGARAEAYAFNLLSSYGFKEIRYEPFEVESWMRDTVTLAIVPNKSDNFRDVPVVALAHSPVEAHVQGEIVDVGNGLEGDFAALKNKLKGKVALVNIGLAAPTQGARNLHRSEKTALAIQYGATGVIMVNLVAGNVLLTGTASVTGKLIPIPSVCISLESGQALRAWMQEEHEKLHAQIHMTNTSRKIRARNVVATLRGSTYPDEKIIVGGHLDSWDLATGAIDNGIGSFAIMDIARTFKALKLKPKRTVEFVLFMGEEQGLLGSRAMVEKLKKSGELDKVRYMMNLDMTNDPTGLNAFGHSDMVSFLNTIGETMKDVEPAFPNQMENQAGLHSDHQPFMLEGVPVVGMNGHLSREVLDCYHANCDRINLVNASQLKNTVRYSSMLLYALADADDIPAHRQTDTQTRDYLVAQGLRTPLQIANEWRWKE
- a CDS encoding FtsL-like putative cell division protein — its product is MAKNTFRQPERIAKQKKQRRKLKLASWLNEFIGLDRLFGEDNAWPIQHIDRILWVTFLLILYIGLNHNAERLVRRTLRAKAQVDELRSQFTVLQADFNKSGKQSEISKRVATLGLADSQTPPHKIVVKTDEH
- a CDS encoding penicillin-binding protein, whose product is MNIKQDIIQRANHVFYIVIFLAVGVVIRLVSVQYFKKDLKGKFWRERVAATLIQRDTVRAMRGNIYANDGSLLATSLPTYVVGLDPTMAKTEYFNKKVDSLGLLLSRIYRDRSARDYTDLVRDARAHKRRYVLLNRRRVTFQERQQMLKWPFFRSSNKVAARGGVLRPYYERYHPYDQMAERTIGNLNAKTGRGLIGLEASFQPALAGRNAVGLVEVLSGGIRKPVDDGPEMRPEPGMDLYTTIDVNYQDMAESALRSTLEKYSASKGCVIVMEVATGEIRAMANLTKVKGNNGEVRYVENFNHALAGRTDPGSTFKLATMMALMEEKAISLNQLVETGQHAVRYNGLKIVDSNGGGSGTITARQVFEKSSNIGTHLLMRSYFYKRPDLYCRYLRKFHLTQPTGIHMKGEATPIVRNPDMKGWSKVSLTSMCYGYEMQITPLQMLAFYNAVANGGRWVRPVIVKQIKLADELIEDNKPYVAPDPICSKETARKAQDLLRGVVQNGTAKHINNPFYEIAGKTGTAQKVIDGQYQVGRYYTSFIGYFPANKPKYSMIAVVDNPQQGENKGSLYAGAVSAPVFKAVADRIVAYDYQMHAPIRANTSQPRSSTDLVAGYADDLHTISSALNLPNEPSTEGWVETALNGRWKSRPTRADRVPDVRGLPLRDALFLLENRGFRVLVEGRGKVKDQSITPGQETDKTTGKVITLTLG
- a CDS encoding UDP-N-acetylmuramoyl-L-alanyl-D-glutamate--2,6-diaminopimelate ligase, whose translation is MQLKDLFYKIPLLATSGSMNTDVTSLTMDSRKVGPGSLFIAVRGTLTDGHSYIETAIRQGASAILCEDFPTDINPNVGYVRVQDSARTMGFAAANFYDQPSRKVKLVGVTGTNGKTSVATLLFRLFRSLGYRCGLLSTVQNQIDDEVIPATHTTPDVITTNQLLTRMLAHGCTHVFMEVSSHAVVQERIAGLTFAGGIFTNITHDHLDFHGTFDNYIRAKKGFFDQLPASAFALTNVDDKRGLVMLQNTAARKETYSLQTLATFKGKVIADSLFGLNMFIDDREVWFKLIGRFNAYNLLSVYGTAVLLGEDPTEVLTSLSGITPPSGRFEQVVSDDQIVGIVDYAHTPDALLNVLETINELRATDEQDYLPQVITVVGCGGNRDAAKRPIMADIACRLSNRVILTSDNPRNEDPMAILEQMQAGVSPVDVKKTITIEDRHEAIRRAVSLSRPHDIILIAGKGHETYQEIKGVKYDFDDRVVLREAFTERRNQ